A portion of the Pirellulales bacterium genome contains these proteins:
- a CDS encoding acyltransferase yields MARFGEDYVPMDIAWSLAIEEQFYLIFPALVLILRPRTLSAILGCSLLLAPAFRMVVWRFGPQPWIGPYVLPICRMDALAAGGLISLALKFEQFEIIKALARLTPLALVVAIGALFSWTRKDLPFIAVGYSMTILASATLLARLLVSPESGWLRRAFSNVALTYLGRISYGLYLLHLIARAIVNRILPPSPIFDHRHDLSAWFLRFCCMTAIAIALATASYYLFELPILRFKDRWAPVDKSC; encoded by the coding sequence ATGGCGCGATTCGGTGAGGACTATGTGCCAATGGATATTGCATGGTCGCTGGCCATCGAAGAGCAATTCTATTTGATCTTTCCTGCACTGGTGCTCATATTAAGGCCGCGGACATTGAGTGCAATTCTAGGGTGCTCACTGCTATTGGCTCCAGCTTTTCGGATGGTTGTCTGGCGGTTTGGGCCGCAACCGTGGATTGGCCCCTATGTACTGCCCATCTGCCGCATGGATGCATTGGCGGCAGGCGGTCTCATTAGCTTGGCGTTGAAATTCGAGCAATTCGAAATCATTAAGGCACTGGCTCGGTTGACTCCATTGGCGCTGGTCGTCGCGATCGGCGCATTATTCAGCTGGACCAGAAAAGACCTCCCGTTCATCGCCGTGGGATATAGCATGACAATTCTCGCTTCGGCGACTTTGTTGGCACGACTGCTGGTGTCGCCCGAATCTGGCTGGTTGCGTCGAGCATTTAGCAACGTCGCGTTAACCTACTTGGGGCGAATATCGTATGGGCTATATCTACTCCATCTGATTGCACGGGCGATCGTCAATCGTATACTGCCGCCGTCGCCAATCTTTGATCACCGACACGATCTGTCGGCATGGTTCCTGCGATTTTGCTGCATGACGGCGATTGCGATAGCGCTGGCAACTGCATCCTATTATCTCTTCGAATTGCCAATCTTGCGGTTCAAGGATCGTTGGGCGCCGGTTGACAAAAGTTGCTAA
- a CDS encoding response regulator: MLFEPPSILITDDDHGFRETVRGMLEPRGFRTYSAADGEEAVRIAGVEPVHLLLVDMHMPRLTGLETARRLRQINSRLPFVLLSAALDELIVEQARSIEAFSVLPKPVSRQTLTTTVDQVFQRIYGWPERAAS, encoded by the coding sequence ATGCTATTCGAACCTCCCTCGATATTGATTACAGATGACGACCACGGCTTTCGCGAAACCGTGCGCGGGATGCTCGAACCGCGCGGGTTTCGTACCTATTCAGCCGCCGATGGTGAAGAGGCCGTTCGGATTGCTGGGGTCGAGCCGGTCCACCTGCTACTCGTAGATATGCATATGCCGCGATTAACAGGGCTAGAGACGGCCCGCCGGCTACGACAGATCAATTCTCGGCTACCATTTGTATTGCTTTCGGCGGCGCTCGATGAATTGATCGTCGAACAAGCACGATCGATCGAGGCCTTCTCCGTCCTACCCAAGCCGGTGAGTCGACAGACATTAACGACGACCGTCGATCAGGTTTTTCAAAGAATCTATGGATGGCCGGAACGAGCAGCATCGTAA
- a CDS encoding response regulator, producing MAREHYAGVLVSASHIGEAFRMGKLLQNERILEGMPDGIVLLDSDNTIIWGNGRLREWTGHDRVVGENFYAVLDTPEILGPDFSPFHTALTTGHASSSTLRSRDSRYFHIHAAPVSEGSRPPENVIVTVHDVTKQVLQQQKLEAIHQAGQQLSDLTTKELSEMTVDDRIELLKSNILHHTKDLLQFDVVEIRLLDQKNNRLEPLLAVGMEPAAEQRILYAEERSNGVTGYVASTGKSYLCEDTIEDPLYLEGAKGAKSSLTVPLVLHDQVIGTFNVESPEPRAFGESDLQFLEIFSRDVAMALNTLELLAVEKASTIQENVEAIHGAVARPVDEILNDAVNVMERYIGHEPEVVERLQRILRNARDIKQVIQKVGQSMAPVQAIPAGRHVEKRLALRNKKVLVVDAEDSVRSDAHNLLERYGCIVETAHHGAEALCMVRNMLSDDGYDVIIADIRLPDLNGYELLQRLQEIIDPVPLVLMAGFGYDPGHSIVKARQAGVDLVLYKPFRLDQLLDAVEKSVGKRQLVKQST from the coding sequence ATGGCGCGCGAACATTACGCTGGCGTTCTCGTCTCGGCCAGCCACATCGGCGAAGCCTTCCGAATGGGGAAGCTGCTGCAAAATGAACGCATTCTGGAAGGCATGCCGGACGGCATCGTTTTGCTCGACTCGGACAATACGATCATTTGGGGGAACGGACGGCTGCGAGAATGGACCGGTCACGATCGGGTCGTAGGCGAAAATTTTTACGCGGTCCTCGACACGCCTGAGATTTTGGGACCGGATTTTTCCCCTTTCCACACGGCGCTTACGACCGGCCATGCCAGCAGCAGCACGCTGCGTTCGAGAGACAGCCGCTATTTCCACATCCATGCAGCCCCTGTAAGCGAAGGAAGCCGGCCGCCGGAGAACGTCATTGTTACCGTCCACGACGTCACGAAGCAAGTGCTTCAACAGCAGAAGCTCGAGGCGATTCATCAAGCAGGCCAGCAGCTATCCGACCTCACCACGAAAGAACTGTCAGAAATGACGGTCGACGACCGCATCGAACTGTTGAAATCGAACATTTTGCACCACACTAAAGATTTGCTGCAGTTCGATGTGGTAGAAATTCGCTTGCTCGATCAAAAAAACAACCGCTTGGAACCGCTTCTAGCCGTCGGAATGGAGCCGGCCGCGGAGCAGCGCATTTTGTATGCCGAAGAACGGAGCAACGGAGTTACGGGCTACGTGGCTTCGACCGGGAAAAGCTACCTTTGCGAGGACACGATTGAAGACCCACTCTATTTGGAAGGAGCCAAGGGGGCGAAAAGTTCGCTCACGGTGCCGCTGGTGCTGCACGACCAGGTGATTGGCACGTTCAATGTCGAAAGTCCCGAGCCGCGAGCTTTTGGCGAGAGCGACCTGCAATTTCTCGAAATCTTTAGCCGCGATGTGGCAATGGCGCTCAATACGCTTGAGCTGCTTGCCGTCGAGAAGGCCAGCACGATTCAGGAGAACGTCGAGGCGATCCACGGTGCAGTCGCGCGACCGGTCGATGAGATATTGAACGATGCCGTCAACGTCATGGAGCGTTATATCGGCCACGAGCCGGAAGTGGTCGAACGGCTGCAGCGCATCTTGCGAAATGCCCGCGACATTAAGCAGGTGATCCAAAAGGTAGGGCAATCGATGGCTCCGGTCCAAGCCATTCCCGCCGGCAGACACGTCGAAAAGCGGTTGGCACTACGCAATAAGAAGGTTTTGGTGGTGGATGCCGAAGACTCGGTACGCAGCGATGCCCACAATTTGCTCGAGCGCTATGGTTGTATCGTTGAGACCGCGCATCATGGGGCCGAAGCACTATGCATGGTCCGCAACATGCTCTCCGACGACGGCTACGACGTGATTATTGCCGATATCCGATTGCCCGATTTGAATGGTTACGAGTTGCTCCAGCGGCTGCAAGAGATTATCGACCCTGTGCCGCTCGTGTTAATGGCCGGTTTCGGTTACGATCCGGGACATTCAATTGTGAAAGCCCGCCAAGCGGGCGTCGATTTGGTGCTTTACAAGCCGTTCCGCCTCGACCAATTGCTCGACGCGGTGGAAAAATCGGTCGGCAAACGGCAACTGGTTAAACAGTCGACGTAA